In Pseudomonas sp. p1(2021b), the genomic window CTTCTTGACCGGGGCGGCGAGGCCCAGGCGCGGCGGGGTGGCCAGGTTATACCAGAGCCAGTCGGGCTCGGCCACGGGCGGGCCGAGCGGGTCGACGCGCACCAGCCACGGCTCGATGGCCAGCTGGAAATGGCTGAAGGTATGGGTCAGTCCGTCCAGGGCCTGGCTGGCGGTGGTACGCAGGCCATGCTGGTAGGCCAGGTCGTCGACCTGCTCGAGGGTGTCCAGCTCCGGCAGGCTCCACAAGCCGCCCCACAGGCCGCTGGAAGGTCGGCGGTAGAGCAGGATGGCGCCGTCCTGGTTGGCCAGCAGGGGCATCAGTGTGCGGCGCTGGGGCAGCGTCTTGCGCGGCTTGGGTTCAGGGTAGTGGGTTTCCTGGCCGAGCAGGTGGGCTTGGCAGCCGCGCTGCAGTGGGCAGATCAGGCAACTGGGCTTGCTGCGGGTACAGAGCGTCGCGCCCAGGTCCATCATCGCCTGGGTATAGTGGTTGGCCCTGTGTTGCGGCGTGAAGCGCTCCGCGGTAGCCCACAGCATGTTGGCCACCTTGGGCTCGCCGGGGTAGCCGGCCTGGGCGGTGTAGCGGGCCAGCACGCGCTTGACGTTGCCGTCCAGGATCGGTGCGCGGATGCCCATGCTGATGCTGGCGATGGCCCCGGCGGTGGAGCGGCCGATGCCGGGCAGCTCGGTGAGTTGCTCGACACTGCGCGGAAACTCACCCCCATGGCGCTCGACCACGATCTGGGCGGCCTTCTGCAGGTTGCGCGCCCGGGTGTAGTAGCCCAGGCCCGTCCACAGGTGCAGCACCTCGTCTTCCGGCGCCTCGGCCAGGGCCTGCACGGTGGGCAGGGCCTGCATGAAGCGGTCGAAGTAGTTGAGCACGGTGCTCACCTGGGTTTGCTGCAGCATGATTTCCGACACCCACACCCGGTAGGGGGTGATGCCCTGTTGCCAGGGCAGGTCGTGGCGGCCGTGCTGGTCGTACCACTGCAGTACGGCACTGGAGAACTGCTCGGGGCTCATCGCTTGAACAGCCCCTTGAGCACGTCCTTCACTTCCGGGCTCACCTTGTCACCGAGTTTTTCGTCGAGCTTTTCCTGCAGGCGGTTGCCAGCCAGCTTGGCCGCCACCTTGCCCAGGCCGTCCTGGTCCAGGCGGCAGGCCTTGGCGCCCAGCTCCAGCGGGCCGCGGCAGCGCAGCGGGATCTCGACGCCGACATAGCGCTCGTTGACCTGGCAGGCCGGGTCCGGCATGGCGCGCTGGTCACCTTCGACGATCACGCCGACGTTGTAATCCATGCCCAGCACGCGCAGGTCCACATCGCCGCGACCGTTGACGGTCAGGCCAGGGATGCGTGCCCTGAGGTCCGGGTTGCTGGCCACGCCATTACGCACCACCAGGCTTCCGCGCAGCTCCTGGAAAGGTGTGTCCTTGCCGCGGGGTTCGCCGCTCAGGGTCTTGCGGTTGAGCGTCGCGATGGCGTGGCACAACTGCTGCTCGAGGTTGGCATTGACCAGCACGCCATCGGTGATGGTGAAGTTGGCGTTGCCGTTGAGGGTGTCGACCAGCGCTTTCTGGCTGTTGCCGGTGGCGGTCAGGTCGCTGGCCAGGGTCAGCAGGCCCTTGAGCGGCGGTGCCTGGTCAGGACGTTCGCTTTTGATGAAGTGTTCCACCGACACGCGATTGATTTTGGTGGTCACGCCGACCTGTGGCACGGCTGGGCGCACGTCGACCGTGCCCTTGGCCTCGAAGGTGCCGTCGTACAGGCCGCCGCGCAAGGTTTCGAGGGTCAGCAGGCCGCCCTGGCCGTTGGCCTTGAGCTGGGCGTCGGTGATCGGCAGCTTGTCCAGAGTCAGGGCACCGAACGCCAGGTCGGCCTGCAGGTCGACCTGGCGCAGGCGGTCCACCGGCAGCAGCTTGTCGTTGCTCCAGGCCACCTGGGTCGGCGCCTTGGGCAGCGGCGTGGTGCTCGGCCCGGCCACGGCCGTGGTTTCCTGCTGCTTGACCTCGGCCTGGCGTGCGGCGGTGGCGCCCTTGGCCTGCTCGCTCTTGGCCAGCAGGTAGCGGTCAGCGTCGAACGTGTCGCCTTTCAGGCGTACACGCAGCGCTTGTTTGGCGAAGTCTTCGATGGCCACGCGGCCGCTGAAGGTGCTGTCGTCCAGCTTCACCGCCAGGTCTTCCAAGGCCAGGCTGGTGGGGTTGGCCTGCAAGCGGGTGACCAGCTCGAGCTTGGCGAACGCGGCCGGGTCGGCGGTGGCCGGCAGCGGGTGGCCGATACTGTCGAGGAAGGTGCGCAGGTCGAACTGGGCGATGGACAGGCCACCGCTCAACTGCGGCGTCTTGTCCAGGTCGCGCAGGTTCAGCTCGCCCAAGGCGCGCAGCTGGTTGGCGGACAGCTTCAGGCCGTTCCACGACGCCACGTTGGCCGCCAGGTCGACCAGCAGCTGGCCTTGGGCGGCGAAGGTCATGGTCTTGCCGGCCAGCGGCTCGCCGGAAGTCTCGCCGGTCAGGCGCAGGTCTTCGAGGTTGTAGCGCTTGAGCTTGCGATCGAAGCGCAGCTCGCCGGCCAGCTCCGTGCGTGCCTTGAGGCTTGGCTGGCCGACACTGAGGAAGGCACTGGCCTTGAGTGGAATGTTCGAGCCTTCGTGGACCGCGCCGGTGCTCAGCTGGATGCTCTCGGCGCTGAAGGTCTGGCCGGTCTTGGCATCGGTGTACTGCACCCGGGCGTTGTTGACGGTCAGGCTGTCGATGTCCAGCTTGACCATGCGCTCGCGGCTATCCTGCTTGTTCGCCGAGGCGTCGGCATCGGCGGTAGCGGGGGCAGGGGGCGTGTCGCCCGGCGTGGCGCTGGCGCCTGGCGCGGGCAGCGGTTTGCCGATGTCCTCCCAGTTGCCATGGCCGTGCTCGTCACGGGCCAGGGTCAGGTTCAGGCCTTCGACGCGTACATCGCTCATCTGCACTTCACGGCGCAGCA contains:
- the mutY gene encoding A/G-specific adenine glycosylase, with translation MSPEQFSSAVLQWYDQHGRHDLPWQQGITPYRVWVSEIMLQQTQVSTVLNYFDRFMQALPTVQALAEAPEDEVLHLWTGLGYYTRARNLQKAAQIVVERHGGEFPRSVEQLTELPGIGRSTAGAIASISMGIRAPILDGNVKRVLARYTAQAGYPGEPKVANMLWATAERFTPQHRANHYTQAMMDLGATLCTRSKPSCLICPLQRGCQAHLLGQETHYPEPKPRKTLPQRRTLMPLLANQDGAILLYRRPSSGLWGGLWSLPELDTLEQVDDLAYQHGLRTTASQALDGLTHTFSHFQLAIEPWLVRVDPLGPPVAEPDWLWYNLATPPRLGLAAPVKKLLKRAADELIAGDAR
- a CDS encoding AsmA family protein; this translates as MKAFGKILGLGLLGLLLIIVALGFALTHLFDPNDYKDEIRQLARDKAHVELTLNGDIGWSLFPWLGLELHEASIATLTKPKEPFADLQMLGLSVRVLPLLRREVQMSDVRVEGLNLTLARDEHGHGNWEDIGKPLPAPGASATPGDTPPAPATADADASANKQDSRERMVKLDIDSLTVNNARVQYTDAKTGQTFSAESIQLSTGAVHEGSNIPLKASAFLSVGQPSLKARTELAGELRFDRKLKRYNLEDLRLTGETSGEPLAGKTMTFAAQGQLLVDLAANVASWNGLKLSANQLRALGELNLRDLDKTPQLSGGLSIAQFDLRTFLDSIGHPLPATADPAAFAKLELVTRLQANPTSLALEDLAVKLDDSTFSGRVAIEDFAKQALRVRLKGDTFDADRYLLAKSEQAKGATAARQAEVKQQETTAVAGPSTTPLPKAPTQVAWSNDKLLPVDRLRQVDLQADLAFGALTLDKLPITDAQLKANGQGGLLTLETLRGGLYDGTFEAKGTVDVRPAVPQVGVTTKINRVSVEHFIKSERPDQAPPLKGLLTLASDLTATGNSQKALVDTLNGNANFTITDGVLVNANLEQQLCHAIATLNRKTLSGEPRGKDTPFQELRGSLVVRNGVASNPDLRARIPGLTVNGRGDVDLRVLGMDYNVGVIVEGDQRAMPDPACQVNERYVGVEIPLRCRGPLELGAKACRLDQDGLGKVAAKLAGNRLQEKLDEKLGDKVSPEVKDVLKGLFKR